In Streptomyces alboniger, the following are encoded in one genomic region:
- a CDS encoding sodium:solute symporter, translating to MAVDYTVIVVYLAGMLAMGWWGMRRAKSKSEFLVAGRRLGPWMYSGTMAAIVLGGASTIGGVGLGYQYGLSGAWMVFTIGLGLLALSVFFSARIARLKVYTVSEMLDLRYGGRAGVISGVVMWAYTLMLAVTSTIAYATIFDVLFDMNRTLAIILGGSIVVAYSTLGGMWSITLTDMVQFVVKTVGVLLLLLPIAVVKAGGFGEMRAKLPTEYFDPLGIGGETIFTYVLIYTFGMLIGQDIWQRVFTARSDKVARYGGTVAGTYCLVYAIAGAVIGTAAKVMYPKLPSADAAFATIVKDELPMGVRGLVLAAALAAVMSTSSGALIACATVANNDIWSRLRGAVRSDGGDGPHDEVKGNRAFILIMGVGVILIAIALNDVVEALTVAYNLLVGGLLVPILGGLLWRRGTAPGALAAVAAGGLSVIGLMWGYGILANQPVYYGLLTSLAVYVAVSLATKPTDAAVLAAWRERLAGRGAEESPAPAAA from the coding sequence ATGGCCGTCGACTACACAGTGATCGTCGTCTATCTCGCCGGGATGCTGGCCATGGGCTGGTGGGGCATGCGCCGCGCCAAGTCCAAGTCCGAGTTCCTGGTCGCGGGCCGCCGCCTCGGGCCGTGGATGTACTCCGGGACCATGGCCGCGATCGTCCTCGGGGGCGCCTCCACCATCGGCGGCGTGGGCCTCGGCTACCAGTACGGGCTCTCCGGCGCCTGGATGGTCTTCACCATCGGGCTCGGGCTGCTCGCCCTGAGCGTGTTCTTCTCGGCCCGCATCGCCCGCCTGAAGGTCTACACCGTCTCCGAGATGCTCGACCTGCGCTACGGAGGGCGCGCGGGCGTCATCTCCGGAGTGGTCATGTGGGCGTACACGCTGATGCTCGCGGTCACCTCGACCATCGCGTACGCCACCATCTTCGACGTCCTGTTCGACATGAACCGCACGCTGGCGATCATCCTGGGCGGCTCGATCGTCGTCGCCTACTCCACGCTCGGCGGCATGTGGTCCATCACCCTCACCGACATGGTGCAGTTCGTGGTGAAGACCGTCGGCGTGCTCCTGCTGCTCCTGCCCATCGCCGTCGTCAAGGCCGGCGGGTTCGGCGAGATGAGGGCGAAGCTGCCGACCGAGTACTTCGACCCGCTGGGCATCGGCGGCGAGACGATCTTCACTTACGTGCTGATCTACACGTTCGGCATGCTCATCGGGCAGGACATCTGGCAGCGCGTCTTCACCGCGCGCAGCGACAAGGTCGCCCGCTACGGCGGCACCGTCGCCGGTACCTACTGCCTCGTCTACGCGATCGCGGGCGCCGTGATCGGCACCGCCGCCAAGGTGATGTACCCGAAGCTGCCGAGCGCCGACGCGGCCTTCGCGACCATCGTCAAGGACGAACTGCCCATGGGCGTACGGGGCCTCGTCCTCGCCGCCGCGCTCGCCGCCGTCATGTCGACGTCCTCCGGAGCGCTCATCGCCTGCGCGACCGTCGCCAACAACGACATCTGGTCGCGCCTGCGCGGCGCCGTGCGGAGCGACGGCGGCGACGGGCCGCACGACGAGGTCAAGGGCAACCGCGCCTTCATCCTCATCATGGGCGTCGGCGTGATCCTCATCGCCATCGCGCTCAACGACGTCGTCGAGGCGCTGACCGTCGCCTACAACCTGCTCGTCGGCGGTCTGCTCGTGCCGATCCTCGGCGGCCTGCTGTGGCGCCGCGGCACCGCGCCCGGCGCGCTCGCCGCCGTCGCGGCCGGCGGTCTGTCCGTCATCGGGCTCATGTGGGGCTACGGCATCCTCGCCAACCAGCCCGTCTACTACGGCCTGCTGACCTCGCTGGCCGTGTACGTCGCCGTCTCCCTCGCCACGAAGCCCACCGACGCGGCCGTGCTCGCCGCCTGGCGCGAGCGCCTGGCCGGGCGGGGCGCCGAGGAGTCCCCGGCCCCGGCGGCCGCCTAG